The following coding sequences lie in one Candidatus Bathyarchaeota archaeon genomic window:
- the rpiA gene encoding ribose 5-phosphate isomerase A — MDWRENAKKMAAINAVKHVEDGFIVGLGSGTTVTYAFQEIGKRIHEEKLHIYGVPTSYQAFLLAVQNSIPVTTLDEHHQLDIAIDGADQVDEKLNMIKGVGGALTREKIVASASKMNVIIVDETKLTKKLGVNQPVPVEVLPFGMSTIAKKLRILGSKSILREAEKKLGPVVTDNGNFILDVDFGPIDNPKELNRTLKAIPGIVETGLFVGMADVVYVGGREAVQKLEK, encoded by the coding sequence TTGGATTGGCGAGAAAACGCCAAAAAGATGGCGGCCATAAACGCAGTTAAACACGTTGAAGACGGGTTTATTGTGGGCTTAGGAAGTGGGACAACGGTTACTTACGCTTTTCAAGAAATTGGTAAGAGAATACACGAAGAGAAACTGCACATTTATGGGGTTCCTACATCCTATCAAGCTTTCCTGCTAGCTGTACAAAACAGTATTCCCGTAACCACACTGGACGAACATCACCAACTCGACATAGCAATAGATGGTGCAGACCAAGTGGATGAAAAGCTTAATATGATTAAAGGCGTAGGCGGGGCGTTAACTCGAGAAAAAATAGTGGCGTCTGCATCAAAAATGAACGTTATCATAGTTGACGAGACAAAGTTGACAAAGAAACTGGGCGTTAATCAACCTGTTCCAGTCGAGGTTTTGCCTTTCGGTATGTCCACCATAGCAAAAAAATTGCGCATATTGGGCAGCAAATCTATTCTGCGTGAGGCGGAAAAGAAACTTGGTCCTGTGGTGACGGACAACGGAAATTTCATCCTTGATGTAGATTTCGGGCCAATTGACAACCCAAAAGAGTTGAACCGAACGTTAAAGGCTATCCCTGGAATAGTTGAAACTGGTCTGTTCGTGGGGATGGCAGACGTTGTTTATGTTGGTGGAAGAGAAGCTGTTCAGAAGCTTGAAAAGTAG
- a CDS encoding AbrB/MazE/SpoVT family DNA-binding domain-containing protein codes for MPVKFELSVMQVGNSLRITIPKEVCKHFDIKKGDVVELWVDNNHIIAKKKE; via the coding sequence ATGCCTGTTAAGTTTGAGTTAAGCGTCATGCAAGTCGGAAACAGTTTGAGAATCACGATCCCCAAAGAAGTGTGCAAGCACTTTGACATAAAGAAAGGTGACGTTGTGGAGCTTTGGGTTGACAACAATCACATCATAGCAAAAAAGAAGGAATAG
- a CDS encoding emp24/gp25L/p24 family protein, protein MLTKKKYALSLLISAGLIIFVSGAYLAFFWMKGTVGIGDYNVKGGATLVLSWYLQEGDRTEGGFAVSGGNEEIIFHIKNPSGVIIYNAGIVKTQLWYGFTAENSGIYSFYFENQEYSSQKIVHASFNSPYEPRLTVYDIWGLSMMFGGLMILVYGMKGIGIIFIKKD, encoded by the coding sequence ATGCTGACCAAAAAGAAATACGCATTGAGCTTGCTGATTTCTGCTGGACTGATTATCTTTGTTTCTGGAGCTTATCTTGCTTTCTTTTGGATGAAAGGAACTGTAGGAATAGGGGATTATAATGTTAAAGGAGGAGCTACGCTAGTACTATCTTGGTATCTTCAAGAAGGTGACAGGACTGAAGGTGGATTCGCGGTTAGCGGTGGAAACGAAGAGATAATATTCCACATCAAAAATCCTTCTGGAGTGATAATATATAATGCTGGGATTGTGAAAACCCAGCTTTGGTACGGTTTCACAGCAGAAAATTCTGGAATATATAGTTTTTATTTTGAGAATCAGGAATACTCCAGCCAAAAGATAGTACATGCAAGTTTTAACTCGCCCTATGAACCCAGGCTTACCGTTTATGATATATGGGGCTTATCGATGATGTTTGGAGGCTTAATGATTTTGGTTTATGGAATGAAAGGCATTGGAATTATATTCATTAAGAAGGATTGA
- a CDS encoding tyrosine-type recombinase/integrase → MIKLKSNISVNKITPVQLWIDTVSFSHSDSQNTARAYTNSFREFCQFIEISPTQILAEYENSTDRDFKRKYARLLKTWIALLRREGYARNSVIVKAAAVKSFFKYGDLPLGLVAMSKAWVEYTNRDIRKEEIAQILSISSPRERAFFTVMAQSGLRPQTICELCLEHLQPDFAEGKIPCKITVPRELAKGKYRGFFTFIGEEAIEYLKAYLKTRTKLTPESYVFALHGHEKPMNKTNASNLFRRALLKLKEKGTIEFSQKARGKPSQLRLYNLRKWFRKQAGHAGNDFVNFWMGHTLGVDIHYFSEDSDYHRKQYVEKAMPFLRIEQPTPSETEEVLAKQTKEIEELKKQLAENTGIRQALTGLEAKYVELLKRLERMEKQQS, encoded by the coding sequence ATGATTAAGTTGAAGAGTAACATCAGCGTTAACAAAATAACTCCTGTGCAACTTTGGATAGATACCGTATCCTTTAGCCATTCAGATAGCCAAAACACAGCAAGAGCTTACACCAATTCATTCAGAGAGTTTTGCCAATTCATAGAGATAAGCCCAACACAGATATTAGCAGAGTACGAAAACAGCACAGATAGAGACTTCAAACGTAAGTATGCAAGGTTGCTGAAAACGTGGATAGCTCTTCTTAGAAGAGAAGGCTACGCAAGAAACAGCGTCATAGTTAAAGCTGCGGCAGTTAAGAGCTTTTTTAAATACGGTGATTTGCCTCTCGGTCTCGTTGCTATGTCTAAAGCATGGGTTGAATACACTAACAGAGATATAAGAAAAGAAGAAATCGCTCAAATCCTCAGCATTAGCAGCCCTAGGGAAAGAGCGTTTTTCACAGTTATGGCTCAAAGTGGTTTGAGGCCTCAAACAATATGCGAATTATGTCTTGAACATCTGCAACCCGATTTTGCAGAAGGGAAAATTCCATGTAAGATTACAGTACCTAGAGAATTAGCGAAGGGGAAATATCGTGGTTTCTTTACTTTCATAGGAGAAGAAGCCATTGAGTATTTGAAGGCCTACTTAAAAACAAGGACAAAACTAACGCCTGAAAGCTACGTTTTTGCTTTACATGGACACGAAAAACCCATGAATAAAACTAACGCAAGCAACCTTTTCAGAAGGGCCTTGCTGAAGCTGAAAGAAAAAGGAACAATAGAATTTAGCCAGAAAGCTAGGGGAAAACCGAGCCAATTAAGGCTTTACAACTTGAGAAAGTGGTTTAGAAAGCAGGCAGGACACGCAGGAAACGACTTCGTAAACTTCTGGATGGGACATACATTAGGCGTTGACATCCACTATTTTAGCGAAGACTCGGACTATCATAGAAAGCAGTATGTAGAGAAGGCTATGCCATTTCTACGGATAGAGCAGCCTACGCCGTCGGAGACAGAAGAAGTATTAGCGAAGCAAACTAAAGAAATTGAAGAGTTAAAGAAACAGCTAGCTGAGAACACTGGAATAAGACAGGCACTCACAGGGTTGGAAGCGAAGTATGTGGAGTTGCTGAAGCGCCTAGAGCGTATGGAAAAACAGCAAAGTTAG
- the topA gene encoding DNA topoisomerase I — protein sequence MKDHTLIVAEKPVAAERIAKALDKNNKPKKYKEKGVPYFVAERDRKIVVVPALGHLYTVTQREGKKSLYPVFSFKWAPRYLAEKRAQRTKVWIETISRLALDADTFIDACDYDMEGSLIGYSILNYACGKADVAERMKYSTLTNVELEQAYEHRSPTLDFSLIEAGKARHEIDWLYGINLSRALTSAVKRASGRYATLSTGRVQGPTLRFLVLRENSIARFVTSPYWTIKAQVEIHSKFYEVKHEKKKIENKAEADAIIEACRGKIGEIAKIEEKVFRQNPPVPFDLGTLQSEAYCLFGHNPRRTASLAERLYLNALISYPRTSSQKLPPTINYKSILAGLRKESVYRKLASELLGFEKLEPKEGKKEDPAHPAVYPTGSLPERKLNTSERKLWDLVVKRFMAVFGESAEKQSMRVKIDVNGYQFLLFGRKILKEGWIRFYKPYVRSDEIQLPDVKEGEEVRVNKVIREDKFTKPPPRYNPSSLLKKMEKEEIGTKATRANIIQTLYNRNYITEESIRVTELGHSVTEILQKHAPTVVSVKLTRELEEKMRCIKKNEEKRENVLAEAINRLRPVLKELKNREEAIGQVLSDAVRQARLQERIISDCPACKTGKLIILRSRKTGKRFVGCTNYFKSSCKTSFPLPQRGMVKPTRRTCNTCGWPTIMVFRRGKKPWSLCLNPICPKKEWRKKRVEMQDMLQKSRK from the coding sequence ATGAAAGACCATACCTTGATTGTCGCTGAAAAACCGGTCGCTGCTGAACGAATTGCAAAAGCTCTAGACAAGAATAACAAACCAAAGAAGTATAAAGAAAAAGGAGTTCCCTATTTCGTCGCTGAGAGAGATAGAAAGATTGTTGTCGTTCCTGCCCTCGGACATCTCTACACTGTTACCCAAAGAGAAGGTAAGAAATCTCTTTATCCGGTTTTCAGTTTCAAGTGGGCTCCCCGATACTTAGCTGAGAAACGCGCTCAACGCACCAAAGTATGGATAGAAACCATTTCTAGACTTGCACTTGACGCTGACACATTTATAGATGCCTGTGATTATGACATGGAAGGCAGCCTGATTGGCTATAGCATCCTTAACTATGCTTGTGGCAAGGCAGATGTTGCTGAAAGAATGAAATATTCCACGTTGACAAATGTCGAGCTGGAACAAGCCTACGAGCACCGTTCACCGACGCTCGATTTCAGCCTTATTGAAGCAGGGAAGGCAAGACATGAAATAGATTGGTTATATGGCATAAACCTCTCGAGAGCACTAACTTCGGCAGTAAAACGAGCGAGCGGTAGATATGCAACCCTAAGCACTGGCAGAGTGCAAGGTCCGACTTTGAGGTTTCTAGTTCTAAGAGAGAACTCTATCGCCCGTTTCGTCACCTCACCATATTGGACTATTAAAGCCCAGGTTGAAATACACAGCAAATTTTACGAGGTGAAACACGAAAAGAAGAAGATTGAAAATAAAGCCGAGGCAGACGCCATTATTGAAGCTTGCAGGGGAAAGATAGGGGAAATAGCAAAAATCGAAGAAAAAGTGTTTAGGCAAAACCCTCCAGTTCCCTTTGACCTAGGCACATTGCAAAGCGAAGCTTACTGTCTTTTCGGACACAATCCGAGAAGAACGGCAAGCCTAGCCGAACGTCTATATCTAAACGCGTTGATCTCTTATCCAAGAACAAGTAGCCAAAAACTGCCGCCCACAATAAATTACAAATCTATCCTTGCTGGACTGAGAAAAGAATCAGTTTATCGAAAACTAGCCTCAGAATTACTTGGCTTTGAAAAATTGGAGCCAAAAGAAGGAAAGAAAGAAGATCCTGCACACCCAGCTGTTTACCCAACAGGAAGCTTGCCAGAGCGCAAACTGAATACTTCTGAACGTAAGCTTTGGGACCTAGTTGTGAAGCGCTTCATGGCAGTGTTCGGTGAATCCGCTGAAAAACAGAGTATGAGGGTTAAAATCGATGTTAATGGCTACCAGTTTTTGCTGTTTGGACGCAAAATTCTCAAGGAGGGATGGATACGCTTCTACAAACCATATGTTCGCTCTGATGAAATTCAGCTTCCAGACGTCAAAGAAGGTGAAGAAGTTAGGGTAAACAAAGTAATCCGTGAAGACAAATTCACTAAACCACCACCCCGTTACAACCCTAGCAGTCTCCTAAAAAAGATGGAAAAAGAGGAAATTGGCACCAAAGCCACAAGAGCAAACATCATTCAAACACTCTACAACAGAAACTACATCACAGAAGAAAGCATTAGAGTAACAGAACTGGGTCATAGCGTTACAGAAATTCTCCAAAAACACGCGCCCACAGTAGTTTCAGTTAAACTGACACGTGAACTCGAAGAAAAAATGCGATGTATTAAAAAGAATGAAGAGAAACGTGAAAATGTCCTTGCAGAAGCCATTAATCGTTTAAGACCAGTCTTGAAAGAACTAAAAAACCGAGAGGAAGCAATAGGTCAAGTCCTAAGCGACGCTGTTAGACAAGCGAGACTACAAGAGCGCATAATCAGCGACTGCCCCGCATGTAAAACAGGTAAACTCATAATTCTCCGCTCCCGCAAAACTGGCAAGCGCTTCGTCGGATGCACGAACTATTTCAAAAGCAGCTGCAAAACTTCTTTTCCCCTCCCTCAGCGTGGCATGGTTAAACCAACGAGAAGAACGTGTAACACCTGTGGTTGGCCAACCATAATGGTCTTTAGGAGAGGAAAAAAGCCTTGGAGTTTATGCTTAAACCCTATCTGTCCGAAAAAAGAATGGAGGAAGAAACGTGTTGAAATGCAAGATATGCTGCAAAAAAGCAGAAAATAG
- a CDS encoding DUF2110 family protein: MKSFRFALSEEGAFLREVVLLQKVYGAVSLERIEKILRESCKGLRVELTCLSGVENEWINVKVFGEDEEVAVRFLGKNVGLAPISIKNIKRLSVLCGRIIFSGRSKIGIFVDVGVFSPEPVYATIPLQRLQGQLVDGRKFTLGRIAELYGLVDKLPLEIRIVKVGAGEFKAELTEKQLELYGRWIATRTDRLVVLGALGHKVIEAIRRMRLERDVLGVESLGISEHVVVCKLGTDAAGLVPKLGRWLSKASFVRFSPRQVLKLTGRVLM; the protein is encoded by the coding sequence ATGAAGAGCTTTCGTTTTGCCTTGAGTGAAGAGGGTGCCTTTTTGCGTGAAGTTGTGCTACTTCAGAAAGTTTACGGCGCAGTTTCTCTAGAAAGAATTGAAAAAATTCTGAGAGAATCATGTAAAGGGTTAAGAGTTGAGTTGACTTGTTTGAGTGGAGTGGAGAATGAGTGGATCAACGTCAAGGTTTTTGGTGAGGATGAAGAAGTTGCAGTGCGTTTTCTGGGAAAGAATGTAGGTTTGGCCCCTATCTCTATTAAGAATATTAAACGTCTCTCTGTTCTGTGTGGAAGGATAATTTTTTCTGGGCGAAGCAAAATAGGGATTTTTGTAGATGTTGGCGTTTTTTCACCAGAACCAGTTTATGCAACAATTCCTCTACAACGTTTGCAGGGACAATTGGTTGATGGCAGGAAATTTACGCTTGGGAGAATTGCTGAGTTGTACGGGTTAGTGGATAAGCTTCCCTTAGAAATTCGGATAGTTAAGGTTGGTGCGGGCGAGTTCAAGGCGGAGTTGACAGAGAAACAATTGGAGCTTTACGGTCGCTGGATTGCCACACGGACTGATCGTTTGGTTGTTTTGGGAGCATTAGGTCACAAAGTAATAGAGGCGATTAGAAGGATGAGGCTTGAGCGTGATGTACTAGGGGTTGAGTCGTTGGGTATTTCGGAGCATGTTGTTGTCTGTAAACTTGGGACCGATGCTGCAGGACTTGTGCCAAAGCTTGGAAGATGGCTGTCAAAGGCAAGTTTTGTGCGTTTTTCTCCCCGGCAAGTTTTGAAGCTTACAGGTAGGGTATTAATGTGA
- a CDS encoding HDIG domain-containing protein has translation MSRGLPSEETALKLLMHAGCSKKVVQHCRAAADLAVEIAEACKKKGLVVNVELVRIGAFLHDIGRAKTHSVDHGIVGAYIARELGLPDALVSIIERHVGSGITESEAEKLRWPVKSYVPESIEERIVAYADKLIEGSMRMPIEVVFERFRRDKHIPEASVERLKQWHEELSFCLE, from the coding sequence GTGAGTAGAGGGTTACCGTCTGAGGAGACGGCGCTGAAACTCCTAATGCATGCGGGTTGTTCAAAGAAAGTCGTGCAACATTGTAGGGCAGCAGCAGATCTCGCGGTGGAAATAGCTGAAGCTTGCAAGAAGAAGGGATTGGTAGTTAATGTTGAACTTGTGCGAATTGGCGCGTTTTTACATGATATTGGACGGGCGAAGACCCATAGCGTAGATCATGGGATTGTAGGAGCGTATATTGCGAGGGAGTTAGGATTGCCAGATGCTCTAGTTTCTATCATCGAGCGGCATGTTGGTAGTGGAATTACAGAAAGTGAAGCTGAGAAGTTAAGGTGGCCTGTGAAGAGTTATGTTCCAGAGTCTATTGAGGAGCGGATTGTAGCTTATGCTGATAAGTTGATTGAAGGTTCGATGCGGATGCCCATTGAAGTGGTTTTTGAGCGGTTTCGTCGAGATAAGCACATTCCTGAGGCCTCTGTTGAGCGTTTGAAGCAGTGGCATGAAGAGCTTTCGTTTTGCCTTGAGTGA
- a CDS encoding transcription factor — MLTFVDDETLVKVAEVLGQEEAIQIIYILKDADEITDDQIANKTGIRLNSVRKILYRLYDHSLVSLRRSRDPHTGWFIFHWKLQPDQLEGFIMNQKRHVLQKLDARLSYEKNHDFYYCGTQGCKRVPFEEAMELIFRCSTCNEPMMHFDNGKVVEVLSRKVDQLRKELGE; from the coding sequence ATGTTGACTTTCGTAGACGATGAAACATTGGTCAAAGTTGCAGAAGTGTTGGGACAAGAAGAAGCCATTCAAATCATCTACATTTTAAAGGATGCAGATGAAATTACAGATGATCAGATAGCAAACAAAACTGGAATACGGCTGAATTCTGTTCGCAAGATACTTTACAGACTATATGACCATTCCCTTGTATCGTTGAGAAGATCAAGAGACCCACACACGGGTTGGTTCATATTTCATTGGAAGCTTCAACCAGATCAGCTTGAGGGTTTCATTATGAACCAAAAAAGACATGTTTTGCAGAAGCTAGATGCACGGCTTAGCTATGAGAAAAATCATGATTTCTACTATTGTGGCACACAAGGATGTAAACGGGTTCCCTTTGAGGAAGCAATGGAGCTAATTTTTCGGTGCTCGACTTGCAATGAGCCAATGATGCATTTTGATAATGGTAAAGTAGTTGAGGTCTTGTCTCGAAAGGTTGATCAATTAAGGAAGGAGTTAGGTGAGTAG
- a CDS encoding tRNA (cytidine(56)-2'-O)-methyltransferase: MKNKLPKVVVLRWGHRFRDERLTTHVALTARAFGSSGIILTDVGDMKIKKTIDEVVENWGGPFFFQVGTPWTMVLKDWKAEGGVVVHLTAYGENIQTSNVIQRIQATRKNVLVIVGSRKVPSKFFSREISDFNVAVGNQPHSECSGLAVFLDRFFEGKELAKKFKTAKLQIIPRKHGKKVVLKSKV; this comes from the coding sequence TTGAAGAACAAGCTGCCTAAAGTCGTAGTTTTGAGGTGGGGACATCGATTCAGAGACGAGAGATTGACAACTCATGTTGCTCTTACTGCAAGAGCGTTTGGTTCGTCAGGCATAATACTTACCGATGTTGGAGATATGAAAATCAAGAAAACCATAGATGAAGTTGTCGAGAACTGGGGCGGCCCTTTCTTCTTTCAAGTGGGTACTCCGTGGACAATGGTTTTAAAAGACTGGAAGGCTGAAGGTGGCGTAGTTGTTCACTTAACTGCTTATGGGGAAAACATTCAAACAAGTAACGTAATCCAACGAATTCAAGCAACTAGAAAAAATGTGCTAGTTATTGTGGGAAGCAGGAAAGTTCCAAGTAAGTTTTTTTCTCGTGAAATTTCGGATTTCAATGTTGCTGTTGGAAATCAGCCTCATTCTGAATGTTCTGGCCTTGCAGTTTTTCTCGACAGATTTTTTGAGGGAAAGGAATTAGCGAAGAAGTTTAAAACTGCGAAACTACAGATCATCCCGCGAAAGCATGGAAAGAAGGTTGTTTTGAAAAGTAAAGTTTAA
- the hflX gene encoding GTPase HflX — MVQRRLRNEPSSLKELENLTESAGYTVVATVEQVRKAYPRFQIGRGKVEELARLVKEHNARKIIFDNRLKSVQAYNLAKETGVEVIDRFQLILEIFTQRASTTEAKLQIQLAKLRYESAHAKEKVRLARMEEQPGFMGLGAYEVDVYHEAVQRQVHTIQKKLKQCKRKRGLHRKRRLDLGFSAVSLGGYTYAGKSTLFNALVHEAVPTGEGLFTTLSTTTRLVNLLGKRVLLTDTVGFIDRLPLTLIEAFRSTLEETIFSDLILLIVDASEPLKEIKRKHSISLDTMQKIGVRGIPVVTALNKIDLLSEYEIQQRTDALKDLASNIVPISALHDVNISLLEQELVKHLTNYIHATFSIPLSDETLSFLSWIFNYADVKNVKYENDYANVSFEAVADFADKVLGRVKQYGGTVKEFVELK; from the coding sequence ATCGTACAACGACGCTTAAGGAACGAACCAAGCAGCTTGAAAGAACTCGAAAACCTAACAGAATCCGCTGGATACACCGTTGTTGCAACTGTCGAACAAGTACGAAAGGCCTATCCGCGCTTTCAAATAGGAAGAGGCAAGGTAGAAGAACTTGCACGATTAGTCAAAGAGCACAATGCTAGGAAAATAATTTTTGACAATCGCCTCAAATCAGTTCAAGCTTACAACCTTGCTAAAGAAACGGGCGTAGAAGTAATAGACCGATTTCAACTAATTCTTGAAATATTCACTCAGAGGGCTTCAACAACCGAAGCTAAGCTCCAAATCCAACTTGCTAAACTCCGCTACGAATCAGCACATGCAAAAGAAAAAGTGCGACTTGCAAGAATGGAAGAGCAACCAGGCTTCATGGGGCTAGGTGCATACGAAGTAGACGTCTATCACGAAGCGGTGCAAAGGCAAGTTCATACAATACAAAAAAAGTTGAAACAATGCAAAAGAAAGAGAGGCTTACACAGAAAACGAAGGCTAGACCTTGGTTTCTCAGCTGTTTCGTTGGGAGGGTATACTTATGCTGGAAAAAGCACTCTTTTCAACGCACTGGTTCATGAAGCTGTTCCAACAGGTGAGGGGCTGTTCACGACACTCTCCACTACCACGCGACTCGTGAATCTGCTTGGGAAACGAGTCCTTTTAACCGATACAGTTGGGTTTATTGACAGACTTCCACTCACGCTAATAGAGGCCTTCCGCTCAACTCTTGAAGAAACGATTTTTTCAGATTTGATACTCCTAATTGTGGATGCAAGTGAGCCGTTGAAAGAGATTAAGAGAAAACATTCAATAAGTCTTGACACAATGCAAAAAATTGGAGTACGTGGAATCCCTGTAGTGACCGCACTTAACAAAATTGACTTACTCTCAGAATATGAAATTCAACAACGAACAGATGCATTGAAAGACTTGGCTTCAAACATTGTTCCTATTTCTGCTTTACATGACGTAAACATTAGCCTTCTTGAACAAGAACTGGTCAAACACCTCACAAATTATATCCACGCAACTTTTTCCATCCCTCTTTCAGATGAAACTCTCTCCTTCCTTTCATGGATCTTCAACTACGCTGATGTCAAAAACGTGAAATACGAGAACGATTACGCTAATGTTAGCTTTGAAGCAGTGGCAGATTTCGCTGACAAGGTTCTTGGGCGCGTAAAGCAGTATGGTGGAACTGTTAAAGAGTTTGTTGAGTTGAAATAG
- a CDS encoding multiprotein bridging factor aMBF1, with the protein MRCEVCGRPIMGKPYKAIIEGARLIVCSECASLGSISWEVKTPKPARSAVKLQRPLKRKLKVSAKHQSPLEPTLELVKDFDTRIRQAREAQLLSHEDLGRKINEKVSVLKKLESHKMAPDLGLAEKLQYALKIKLFVPASEKKISKKLLATTLPSKNITLGDLIKSKKKPAEAGK; encoded by the coding sequence TTGCGGTGTGAAGTTTGCGGTCGCCCCATAATGGGCAAACCTTACAAAGCCATAATCGAAGGAGCAAGACTTATAGTATGTAGTGAGTGCGCATCACTCGGCTCAATAAGCTGGGAAGTGAAAACGCCGAAACCAGCTAGATCAGCCGTTAAACTCCAAAGACCGCTCAAGCGAAAATTAAAAGTTTCAGCAAAGCATCAGTCTCCTTTAGAGCCTACTCTAGAACTAGTTAAGGACTTTGACACTCGAATACGTCAAGCAAGAGAAGCACAACTACTAAGCCATGAAGACTTGGGCAGAAAAATAAACGAAAAAGTCTCTGTGCTTAAAAAGTTAGAAAGCCACAAAATGGCACCTGATTTGGGACTTGCAGAAAAACTCCAGTACGCATTAAAAATCAAGCTTTTTGTCCCAGCGAGCGAAAAGAAGATTTCGAAAAAACTCTTAGCTACGACCCTTCCATCAAAAAACATCACATTGGGAGATCTAATCAAAAGTAAGAAGAAACCGGCGGAGGCAGGAAAATAA
- a CDS encoding pseudouridine synthase: MRDNPLQKIRSIADYQFGRGTGKVLFPDTVDIVFSRRTGRIRHIYLDGELLATLRPTDSFFSLTIEGARHVTQIKPQQLWVEVQDNAADFVAKGKSVFAKHVVDCDEEIRPEEEVVVINSKCKVLAVGRAVLAGREMKAFKNGVAVRVRRGSAEGKRES, from the coding sequence ATGCGAGACAATCCTTTGCAGAAAATCCGTTCTATTGCTGACTACCAGTTTGGGCGAGGAACTGGAAAGGTGCTTTTTCCCGACACAGTGGATATTGTTTTTTCTCGGCGGACTGGTAGGATAAGGCACATTTATTTAGATGGCGAACTTTTGGCTACTTTGCGGCCTACCGACAGCTTTTTCTCGCTGACCATTGAGGGTGCACGCCACGTCACGCAGATTAAGCCTCAACAATTATGGGTGGAGGTTCAAGACAATGCAGCCGACTTTGTCGCTAAAGGTAAAAGCGTTTTCGCTAAGCACGTTGTTGATTGTGACGAGGAAATTAGACCTGAAGAAGAAGTGGTTGTCATAAATAGCAAATGTAAAGTTTTAGCTGTTGGCAGGGCGGTTCTGGCTGGAAGGGAGATGAAAGCGTTTAAAAATGGTGTTGCCGTTCGTGTTAGAAGGGGATCTGCTGAAGGGAAGAGGGAGAGTTAA
- a CDS encoding nascent polypeptide-associated complex protein, which yields MSPRDTKRLMKRMGLSMDAMPDVQQVVFKTSVKEIIVEEPEVAILNLKGQKVFQVTGGKITERALAAEEKKLAVPEEDIRLVADQTGKSVEEARQALEESGGDLAKAILLLQTK from the coding sequence ATGAGTCCGAGGGATACTAAGCGGCTAATGAAGCGTATGGGCTTAAGCATGGACGCGATGCCTGACGTTCAGCAAGTTGTGTTCAAAACAAGCGTGAAGGAAATAATCGTTGAAGAACCAGAAGTAGCTATATTGAACCTTAAAGGGCAAAAGGTGTTCCAGGTCACAGGAGGAAAGATTACGGAAAGAGCGTTAGCGGCTGAAGAAAAGAAACTAGCGGTTCCTGAGGAAGACATTAGATTGGTGGCCGACCAGACTGGGAAAAGTGTGGAAGAAGCAAGACAAGCGCTAGAGGAAAGCGGTGGAGACCTCGCTAAGGCGATTCTTCTTCTTCAGACAAAATAG
- the pyrI gene encoding aspartate carbamoyltransferase regulatory subunit, with protein sequence MAEKTLLVSKIKDGTVIDHITGGHALDVVKILGITGRTNGTVLIAMHVPSKQLGTKDIVKVEGRELEPEEVDKIALLAPHASINIIRDYKVVDKKRVKLPDIIRGTVKCGNPACISNSNEPVQPKFYVKNQDPLMIRCHYCGYIMEKQDILKQF encoded by the coding sequence ATGGCTGAAAAAACCCTTCTTGTCTCAAAAATTAAAGATGGCACAGTCATCGATCACATTACAGGTGGACACGCGCTAGATGTCGTGAAAATTTTGGGGATAACAGGACGAACAAATGGAACGGTGTTAATCGCGATGCACGTGCCGAGCAAACAGCTAGGCACAAAAGATATAGTTAAAGTAGAAGGCAGGGAACTAGAACCTGAGGAAGTTGATAAGATAGCGCTTTTGGCCCCCCACGCCTCAATAAACATAATTCGCGACTATAAAGTGGTTGATAAAAAACGCGTAAAACTACCAGACATCATACGCGGAACAGTAAAATGCGGCAACCCTGCATGCATATCCAACAGCAACGAGCCAGTACAGCCAAAATTCTACGTGAAAAACCAAGACCCTCTAATGATAAGATGCCATTACTGCGGCTACATAATGGAGAAACAAGATATTTTGAAACAATTCTAG